DNA sequence from the Streptomyces sp. NBC_01264 genome:
AACTGGCCGAGCCCGTCCGTGGCCCGGGCCACGCGCTTGGTCTCGTCCAGGGTCTGGAGGAAGGGGTGCGTGGCCTGGGAGGCGAAGTTGTACGGGATGCGCTGAACGACCCGGCGGGCGGTGTCCTGCCAGCCCTCGGGGCTCGTCATGATCGAGCGGAACGCGATGGCCCCGTCCTGCCAGTCGACGGTGGAATCGGCGTTGCGGTCGCCGGTCACCACCACCTTGGCGTACGGCAGCGGTTCGGTGCCCGGTGCTCCGGCGGCCCGGTGCAGCCAGTCGCCGCTCCACAGACCGGCCCGCCGGTAGCCGGACTTGGCCACCGTCTGCTTCTGGATCCGGCCGCTGTCGGCCGCGTTCTGGCCGGACGGGCTGTCGTAGTACGAGTTGGTGGCGATCGACGCCGCGAGGGAACCGGTGTTGAGGATCGCGTACATGGCGCCCTGCGGGGCGGCGTCCGCCGTCGTACCGGAGGTGAGCGCGGTGAAGGTGTCCCCGGTGCCGGTGGTGCTGGTGTTCATGCGGGTGGTCTCGACGGCGGCGCCCGTCTGGGAGCTGCGCACCGAGACCAGGTTGTGCTGCGGGATCGAGAGCGAGGTCACGGGTACGGCGCTGTCGGCGATCGAGGTGACGGCGAAGGTGAGGGCGCTGCCGCTGACGGACAGGGTGGCCTTGACCGTGTCCCCGTTGGCGAAGGCCATCGTGTAGTCGACGTGGTCGGCGGCGACGCTGCTGGTCACGGTCGGGGTCTGCGCGGAGCCGTTGAGGTTGACCTGGGTGAGGGTGTCCTCGTTGCCGTGGAGGACGGCGCCGGTGGCCTGGTCGGTGTACTGGACGACCCGGGGGAAGGCGGTGTCGACCTGGACCGCGAGGGCGGGTGAGGCGATGGTGACGGTCCCGGCGGCGGTGGCCGGCGCGGCGCCGGCCACCAGCGTGGTGCCGAGGCCCAGGACTGCGGCGCAGAGCAGGGACGTGGGGCGGAGCGGTCTCATGGGGCTCCCTGGTGGTGGGTCCGGTACGGGGTCCTTGCGGGGAGAGGCGGTACGGGGCCTTGCGCGGGCGGGGTACGGGGCCTTGCACGGGGGTGACGCTGACCCCGGCCCCGTCCGGGTCCGGAGGGGCCACCCGATGGGTCACCAGCGCAGGACGGCCCAGCCTCGGTGCGGCAGTTCGGGGTCCAGACGCAGGGTGTCCCCCTGCCGGACGGTGTCCGCGGAGCGGGGCTCGGCGAGGGGTGTCAGGACCGTCGCCGCGACCGCGGCCGTGGCTGCGCCCGAGGCCTGGAGCCCGGGCAGGTCTGCCACGGGCCGGGCGGGGTCCTGGCAGCCGTTGGCCACGGTCAGCGTGGTGACGCCGGCGGCGTGCGAGAGGTGCGGGATCAGGTGGGGGCCACCGCTGACCAGCGGGAGGCGGGCGTCCGCCCCCTCCAGGAAGCGGACCGTGCGGTGCAGCAGCCGCTGCGCGTGGTCGTCGGCCGGAAGCGTGTGGGGCTCGGTCGCGGCGAGTACGGCGACGCGTCCGCCGAGGGTGTTGGTGAAGGCGGTGCGGCCCGCTCCCCAGGCGCGGCCGTCCGGGGTCCGGACCTCGCTCCACCGCTGCGCCCCGGGGGCCTCCCGGAGCCGGACCAGGGCGGGTTGGGTGTTGACGCTGAGGAGCAGGCCCGCCAGGTCCCCGCCCGCCGCGGCGCACACCTGCTCGGTGGCGTACGGGCCGGGCCCACCGGGGGTGGCCGGAGCCTCGCGGTCCACCGGGTCGGCCGCGGTCAGCCCGATGAGGGGCCGAAGCCGCGCCGGTGCAGGATCGCCGCGGCGGTCCCGTCGAGCAGCAGGCCCCCGGCCAGCAGGGCCCGTACGGCCGGATCGCCGAAGGCCCAGGCGGCCTGGCCGAACAGCGCCTGCACCGGGGCGGGTTCGGCCGTGACGGGCACTCCGAGGCGCAGCAGGAACTCGGCCGCCGGGCCCGGGTCGACCGCCAGCTCGGTCAGGTCTCCGCCGCGCGCCCTGACGTGGACCGCGGCGTCCTGCGCGAAGGGCAGGCCGACACCGAGGGTGCGCTGCCCGCGCGGATGCTGCCGGCTGACGAGGTCC
Encoded proteins:
- a CDS encoding endo-alpha-N-acetylgalactosaminidase family protein, with protein sequence MRPLRPTSLLCAAVLGLGTTLVAGAAPATAAGTVTIASPALAVQVDTAFPRVVQYTDQATGAVLHGNEDTLTQVNLNGSAQTPTVTSSVAADHVDYTMAFANGDTVKATLSVSGSALTFAVTSIADSAVPVTSLSIPQHNLVSVRSSQTGAAVETTRMNTSTTGTGDTFTALTSGTTADAAPQGAMYAILNTGSLAASIATNSYYDSPSGQNAADSGRIQKQTVAKSGYRRAGLWSGDWLHRAAGAPGTEPLPYAKVVVTGDRNADSTVDWQDGAIAFRSIMTSPEGWQDTARRVVQRIPYNFASQATHPFLQTLDETKRVARATDGLGQFVLLKGYGSEGHDSAHPDYGLVGTRQGGAADLNTLIAAGAGYNADIGVHINDTEAYPVARTFDPALLNNGGADKGWDYLDQSYHLNYRLDGTSGKRLARLQQLKAVTPDLKFLYVDTWYGDGYTSQALAREINGLGYQLTTEFPDKFEDQSLWSHWANDLNYGGSDYKGVNSQVARFIRNQQRDDWIAADPLLGGGT